In Corynebacterium sp. P4-C1, the sequence CACGACAGCCATCGCCGCCCACACCGAGAGAACGTGGGTGAAGAACGCCGCCAAGTTGATGAACAGCGCTAGGGCCGTCGCCCCCGCCGCCCACCGGCGGGCCTTGCGGCTGCCCTGCCGGAAATACGACGCAGCGGAGACCACCGCCACCGCCAAGATGATGTTGCCGAAGGCGGTCACCCGGAGGTTAGCCATGAAAGGCTGGCGCACCGACTCGTCCAGACCCGCCGGGAAGCCCCGGCTGAGCAGCAGCATCGCGAGAAGCAGCATGACCACGGCCGCGGCGCAGACAAGGTAGAAACCGATCTGCAGCGTGCGCGGCCACTCGTCGCCAGCCTCGACAGACGAACGGCGGTTGGCATCGTCTGGGTGGCTGATCATCGTGGGGAACATTCCGGCCATGGTGGTGTGGGACTCCCGATCGCTCAGTGGGTTGTGTTGCTAGGCAACAGGATGTGAATCATTATGGTTGCCCCGCCCGTCTTTAGCATCTCGCTTGGCAGTCCACCGCTTCACGTCGTCCTGGTAGGCGAAGATCAACCCGCAGACGGCGGCCACACCGGCGATGATCTGGATCACCCCGTCGAGCGCCACCACGGCTGTGGGGATCCCCTCGGTGTTCGCGCCGACGACCAGGAACACCGTGACCATGCGCAGCACGAAGAAAACAGAGAAGACCACCAGCAGCATCGCGGCGTTGCGGACCCAGGTCTTCCGCTCCCCGACCGCCTTCAGCGCCAACGCCAAAAGCAGGACCACAGCAAGTGCGAACAGCCCCATCAGCACAATGGAGACATACACGATCAGCTTCACCTGATCCTCCGTGACCGCCTCACCGCCGATGGACTTATTGGCCTCGCGGGCGGACTCCATCAGTGCCGACGGGTCGAACAGCGCCACTGCCACACCGAAGAGCTGGTGGACCAATTCCCCGCCGATCATGATCGCCCACGCGAACAGCAGGTACCGCAGCGCTTCCGGGCGCTCGCCGTCGCCGTTGCCGGGCTTCCCCGGTTTCTCTGGTTTCTCAGAGTTCACCTGTTCCACCGGCCTCACCGGCCCAGTGCCCGGCCCGAATGCCGTCATCGCTGACCCGCTTTCCCGGTTTCACTGCTGCCGGCGGCATTACCGGCGAGGATGCGGGCGGCATCGAGGGCGAAGTAGGTGAAGATCTGGTCGGCGCCGGCGCGCTTGATGGACATCAGCGACTCCATCATCGTGGCGTCGCGGTCGGTCCAGCCGTTGGCGCCTGCCGCCTGAATCATCGCGTACTCGCCGGAAACCTGATAGGCCGCCACCGGCACCGGGGACATCTCGGCGATCTTGGCCAGGACATCGAGGTACGGCAGCGCGGGCTTCACCATGACGAAATCCGCGCCTTCGGCGAGGTCGAGTTCCACCTCGAGGAGAGACTCGCGGATATTCGCCGGGTCCTGCTGGTAGGTACGGCGGTCGCCGGTCAGCGAGGAACCGACCGCATCGCGGAAGGGGCCGAAGAAGGCCGAGGCGTACTTCGCGGAGTACGCCATGATGGACACGTCCTCCCACCCCGCTTCGTCGAGCGCGGCGCGGATGACCTCGATCTGGCCGTCCATCATTCCCGACGGGCTGACAATGTGCGCGCCCGCCTCCGCCTGAGAGACCGCCATCTTGGCGTAGAGCGGCAGCGTCGCATCGTTGTCCACCACGTCGTTGCCGTGGGCGTCCGTGGCTACCACGCCGCAGTGGCCGTGATCGGTGAACTCGTCTAAGCAGGTGTCAGCCATGATCAGCAGATCATCGCCGAATTCACGGCGCAGGCGCGCAAGCGCGCGGTTCAGGATGCCATCGGCGGCCCAAGCCTGGGAGCCCTGCGCGTCCTTGTCCTCGTCGCGCGGCACACCGAACAGGTCCACGCACGGCACCCCCAGCTCGACTGCCTCACGGCAGATCTCCACCAGCGAGTCCATACTGTGCTGGTACACGCCGGGCATAGAGGGGATCTCGCGCCTCTGCCCGCTCTCGCCGAGGTCGTCGGCGACGAACAGCGGGAGAATGAAATCCGTCGGGTGGAGCTGGGTCTCGGCGACCATCGCGCGCATCACGGGGCTGCGGCGCAGACGGCGCGGACGGCGTACGGGACCAGCATTGTGCGGGGTTAGAGCTGAATCAGACACGCACCCCATCTTAGGAAGTTCGCGGTGCACGCAAAAACAGCGCCCGCCAGCCGCCCTATGCGGGACTAGGAACGGCGGGAGCGGCGCTTCTTGCGCGGCGGCGGCAGCTGGCCGGCGGCGCGCAGGCCGGCGACATGCTCAGCCAGAGCGTCGACAAGCGAGGGCACGTCGGCGGCCTCGGGCACGACGTCGACACGCAGGCCCTGCTCCTTCGCCTCCGCGGCTGCCATCGGGCCGATGCAGGCGATGATGGTGCGCGCGTGCGGTTTGCCCGCGATGCCCACGAGGTTCTTCACCGTGGACGCGGAGGTGAAGCAGACCGCGTCGAAACCACCGGTCTTGATCATGTCGCGCACTTCCGGGGCTGGCGGGGCGGCGCGGACAGTGCGGTAGGCCACCACGTCGTCGACCTCCCAGCCCTTCTCCACCAGGCCGTCGACCAGCACGTCGGTGCCGATATCGGCGCGGGGCAGCAGCACGCGGCCCACCGGGTCGATCTCCTCGACATACTCCGGGAAAACGTCCACGAGGCCCTGCGCATTCTGCTTCGTGCGGTGCGGCAGCAGCTCCGGGAACATGCCGCGCGCGCGGATCGCCTCGGCGGTCTTGCCGCCCACGGCGGCGAGGTGCACGCCGGCGAAGGAGCGCGCGTCCAGCCCGAGCTCCTCGAATTTATCCCACACGGCGTTGACGCCGTTGACGGAGGTGAACACGATCCACTGGTAGCGGCCCTCGACGATGCCCTTGATCGCGCGGTCCATCTGCGCCGGGTTGCGCGGCGGCTCCATCGAGATCGTCGGCACCGACTGCGGGATCGCGCCGTAGGACGTCAGGCGGGCGTTCATCGGGCCTGCCTGCCCCTTCGCGCGCGGGACGAGCACGCGCCAGCCGTACAGGGGGCGGTTTTCCCACCAGGAGTATTTCGAACGGTCGTCGACAGCCGTGCCGATCGTGACCACGAGGGTGCCGTCCAAATCAGCATCGAGCTTGCCGACGGTCCCCAGGGTCGCATCGAAAGTCCGCTGCAGACGGGTTGTGCCGTTGACGGTGACCGTCAGCGGAGTCGACGGACTGTAGCCGCGGGCGGTGAGCTCCTCCGCGATGACGGGCAGGTGGCGCGCCTCGCCCTGCAGCACCAGGGGCTGCGGGGCGGCGGCGAGACCATCCCAATCCACCGGCTCGTTGGCCAGATCGGCCTCGGTGTAGGTGGAGCCCAGCCCGATGCCGGCGAAAGACGGCACAGTCGACGGCAGGGACATGCCCGGCACGACCTGGAATTCAAGCCCGGCGGCCGCCACGGCGGAAATCTCCTCCATGATCGCGTTGCGGGTCAGCGGGTTGCCCGCCACGAGACGGATCACATCGCCGTCACCCGCTTCTCCGCGTCCGATGGCTGCGGCAGCCTCGTCCAGGGCAGACTCCAACGGGGCCACAATGCCCTCACCCTGCGGGGCGGATTCGCTGAGCTCCGCGGCCGTCGGGCCGGCGGGGCGCGGGGGTTTGCGGCGTGCTCCGGCCTCCTTGGCCTTGGCGCACATTTCTTCGTAGGCCTCTTCCGCGGCTTTCAGCTTGTCCTCCGGCACCGGAAGCGCGGACCCCACGACAGCGCGCACGCCAGCGGAGACATCTGGGTCGACCACGGCGACAGCATTGCGCTCGAGGACTTCGCGGGCACGGATGGTGAGCAAATCCGGGTTGCCCGGACCCGCGCCAACAAAAATCACCTTGCCCGTGGGCACAGATGCGGCAGACGCGTTTTCATCCGCGGGAAGCGGCATGGCGGCACTCGTCATTGACTCAAATCTTTTCTAGCCAGATCGCGACAGTAATAATTTCCAAAAGGTGCTCATCGCGCCTGCTGAGGACCCCCGAAACACGCGAGGGGGACCAGATGGGAAGCGGCGCCGACGGCGTATGGTAACTACACCTTAATTTAGTAGGCCGAATTCCAGAAATTACCGTCGCGGAAAGCTGCCGGCGGCGGATCAGAGGAAGCGGGCGGCACCGCCGGCGAAAAGCTTCTCCGCCACTTCGTTCCCCAGTTCAACGGGATCCGTGCCGGCCGCCTCCTCGACGAGCTGCGCGGAGCCGTCGGGTGCGAACACGCCGCCGCGCAGGGTGATCCGGCCACCGTCGATTGTCGCGGTCGAGGCCACGGGCGCGGTGCAGCCCGCCTCCAACACAGCGAGCACCGTGCGTTCCGCCATCGCGCATGTCGTGTCGTCGGCGCTCACGAGCTTATCGACGGCCTGCCGCGCGTACCCGTCATCCGCCCTACACTCCACAGCCAAAGCGCCCTGCGCGGGTGCCGGCATGAACTCGTTCGGATCGAAGACCTGCGTCGCCTTGGCTCCCAGGCCCACGCGCGTCAAGCCCGCGAAGGCCAGGACCACTGCGTCGAGCTCGCCGTCGGTGACGCGCCCCATGCGCGAATCGATGTTGCCGCGCAGCGGGCGGATATCCAGATCCGGGCGGATCGCCTTGAGCTGGGAGATGCGGCGCGGAGCCGACGTGCCCACGCGCGCGCCCACCGGCAGTTCCGCCAGCGTCATCCCGTCGCGGGCGATCAGTGCCTCCCGACGGTCCTCGCGCACCGGGATCACGAGGTGGGTGCGGGGCTCTGCCGCCGTGGGGAGATCCTTGAAGGAATGCACGGCGATATCCGCCTCGTTGTTGAAAACGGACTGGCGGATCGCCGTCGTGAACACCCCCACACCGATGCGCTCCACCGGTGCCTGGCTCAGGTCGCCCGCAGTGGTGACGATGGTCAGCTCCGCGGGATAGCCGGCGTCGATAAGCGCGTCGCGGATGTGCCCCGCCTGTGTACGCGCCAGCTTCGAACCGCGCGTGGCCACACGCAACGTCCGCTGGCTGTTGGTCTCGGTCGCGTCTGTCACTGCTCGTGTCCTTTCTCGCAGAACCCTGAAAGCGAGTTCTTCTCGAAGCTGCCCGCGGATTTGATTCCCACCGTACTGTCCCCCGCCGCCAGGCCCGTCGTGGTGTCCCTGCCACCGGTGAGCCCGAACAATTCCTCGATGGCGATCTCGTAGCTGACCTCGTCGGACGACGCCGCGAGCTCCTTGATTTTCACGGTCGGCTGGTGCAGGAGCTTGTCCACCACGCGCTTGACGGTGCGGGAGACCTCCTCGAACTCGTCGTCGCCCAGCTGCGGAAGCCGCGTGCGCAGACGATCCAGCTCGGCCTTCGCCGTCGCGGACGCGTTGACGCGCAACTGCTTGACCATCGGTGCGGCATCGCGGACGCGCTGCTCGCTGGTGAAATTCGCGATTTCTTGGGCGACTATCTCCTCGGCGCGGCGGCGCGCGAGACTGCCTTCCTCCGTCGAACCAGGGTTGACCTCGTCATCCCCGAGTTTCGCGTGCAGAGCCTCAATATTGATCAGGGTGACCCCGTCGATCTCCCCGACCGCGTCGTCGATGTCGCGCGGCAGCGACAGATCTACCAGTGTCGCCGCACCCGAAATGTCCTCCGGTGTGAGCGTGAACCCGTCGCTCGCCGTTGCGGACACAGCGATGTCCACCCGCGACAGGGCCCCGGCGCGCGCGGAGAAATCCACCACCTCGGCCGCCACTCCCGCCTCGCGGGAGTGCTCGGCGAGACGCTCGGCGCGAGAACGCGTGCGGTTGGCCAGGATGAGCTTGTCCACACCGCGCTTGCCCAAGTTGGTCGCCGCCAGCGACGACATCGCACCCGCACCGAGCACCAGCGCTGTGCGTCCCTCGAGGGTGTCCACGCCCATCTCTTTCATCGCCTCGTCGAGGGCGAAGGTGACCATGGACGCGCCGGCGTCGTCGATAGCCGTCTCGGTGTGGATGCGCTTCCCGGTGTGCAGCGCGGATTGCACCAAGGCGTGCAGGGCGGGCCCGATCGTGCCTCGCTCCGTGGCCGACTGGTAGGCGGAGCGGACCTGGCCGATGATCTGCTGCTCGCCCACCACCATCGAATCCAGGCCGGAGGCGACCCTCATCAGGTGCTCGGCGGCGGCGTCGGCATACCGGACGTAGAGGTATCCACGCAGTTCAGCGACATCAACGCCGGAGAACTGCTCAAGCACGCGCAGAACGTCGTTCACGCCGGTGTGGAAAGCGTTCGTGACCGCGTACACCTCAAGGCGGTTGCACGTGGAGATGATCATCGCCTCCGACAGGCTCGGCTGCCGCGTGAAGGCTTCGCCCGCCTCGTTCTGCACGGCGTCGTCCATGCTCAGCCGCTCCAGCAGCGCGACAGGCGCCGAGCGGTGGGACATGCCCACCAGGAGAACACTCACGAATACTTCCTCCAGACCAGTTCACCGGGCATCCGGCGCAACGGCCGTGCCACAAATCATCCCAAAGACTACCCCCGGCATCCGGAGACGCCGCAACCACCCCGCCGCCGCGGGGTCACCCAGCATGCGCCCCCAGCTCCGCGGCAAGCTCACCGTTATCCACTTCCCAGCAGGCGAATTCCTCTCCGTCGATGACGATCACGGGCACCCGGTCCCCGTATTCGAGGGCGAGCTCGGTGTCCGTGTCCACGTCGACCTTCTCCAACCGGGCCCCGGCACCGGACACCACGGGGGTGATCTGCTCCACCACCCGCGAGCACGAACCGCAGGTCTTCCGGACCATCACTTCGACTAGGCGCGTCATCTTAGGGGGTTCCTTTCGTTCGGAGGGCGGACACGAGGGCTTACGATGGTTAATCAGGCTACTCTGCCAAGCGCACCCGCCCACCCCCTGGACAAGGAGACCACCCCGCCGTGAGCCCCGACAACGGTTCCCTCCCCGGCCGCGACTACCTCGCGCAATGGTCCATTTCCAGAGGCAATCTGCGCCGCTTCATCGAGGAGACCGCACTCCCGCCTATCGACGACGACCACCAGCGCGCCGCCGGTGAAGCTGCCGCCGAAGCCGCCATCGAAGAGACATTCGGGATCGGGATCGAGCAGTTCGCCACCGGAGTCGACTCCGTCTCCGGCGCCGCCGAGAACGCCGGCGGAATTCGCCTCACCCAGCCCGATCCCAACATCCCCCAACACACGAGCGCCGCCGCATTCTTCGATGTCGACAACACGCTCATCCAAGGTTCTTCCCTGATCCTGCTGGGCTACGAGCTCTTCCGCCGGAAATTCCTGACCCTGGGCGAGATTTTCCCGTACCTCGTGGCGCAGATTCGTTACCGCGTCTTCGGCTCGGAGCTGCCCGACGCCATGGGCTCGGGGCGCGAAATGGCCCTCAACTTCGTCAAGGGCCAACAGGTCGACGCGCTCAAGGAAATGTGCAGCGATATCGTCGACGACCGGCTGATCGACCGCACCTACGCCGGCACCCGGGAGCTCGCCGCGATGCACATCGCCGCCGGCGAGCAAGTCTGGCTCGTCTCCGCCACTCCAGTGCAGATCGGCCAGTTCCTCGCCGTGCGCCTAGGTTTCACCGGTGCCCTGGGCACCGTCGCCGAGGAAGCCGACGGAAAATTCACCGGCCGCCTAGTCGGCGACATTCTCCACGGCCCCGGCAAAGCCCACGCTGTCGCCGCCCTCGCCGCGGTCCAAGCGCTCGACCTGTCCGAGTGCACCGCCTACTCCGATTCCGCCAACGACATCCCCATGCTGTCGATGGTGGGCACGCCCGTGGCGATCAACCCCGACCGCAAGCTGCGCAAGCACGCTGAAGAGCACGGCTGGCTGATCCGCGACTACCGCCCAGTCCGCCGCCTGCTGTTCAGCTGGCTCGCGCCCGCCGGCATCGCGGCGGCCGGCGCGGGAGCCTTCGTGTGGCGCCGCAAAAAGCGCCGCGGCTGACACCGGAACAACGCAAAGCGCCCGCTCTCACCCCCATCTCCCGTATCGGGGGCTTGGGCGGAGCGGGCGCTGAGTGAAGCTGTGGGCGTGCTTTACTTGCCCAGCTTGCGACGCTGAACGCGGGTGCGACGCAGCATCTTGCGGTGCTTCTTCTTGGACATGCGCTTACGGCGCTTCTTGATCACAGAACCCATCAGGTTTCCTCACTTTTCGTCTGTCGTACGTACAGTTCCCTACCGCATCCGCCACCTGCAACATGTTGTTCAGGGGCGCGCCCTGGGGTGCACTCCCGGGGCAGGACCGAGCGGAACACTCGGTGCGCGGCACGAATACCTGGAAAATTCTACCGGCCTGGCTAGGCGAAACCAAAAAGCGGCCCCTTCCCACCCCGCCGGCACGGCCCCAGAACATGCACAAGCGGCGGTCCGCACCAGATGCCTTGAAAAAATCGGTCGCACTCCCCGCGGTCTTATCCGGGAAACCCCGCAACCTGCACTTGCGCAAAGTGCTACCGCAAGGGCTGAGCGACTTCTTCAGGAGTCGGCGCGGACCGCCGCCTTTCGGCCGGACGGCCGTGAAGTTATCCCACGTCGTAGACGGAGGACTCCAGGTACTCGCTGACAGCCGACTCGTTCACGCGGAACGAACGGCCCACGCGCACTGCCGGCAGCTCACCGGAGTGGACGAGGCGGTAGACCGTCATCTTGGAAACACGCATGATTTCCGCAACTTCGGCCACGGTCAGGAACTTGCCTTTATCTTCATTTGCCATGTGTTTTATCTACCTCCAGCACTGTGGCGCGCTGTAGGCTTCCCCTCCCACAGGACGAACACGCACGTGCCTTGAACAGCCTAGCGTGAAACCCGTGCCACATGCGACTCAAAAGCTGGAAAACTTTAACTTTGTTCACAGGTCTTTCTCGGTCCCCTAGTGTCGCTAGTTCCGCTGCCAGCAAAAATGTCCCCACACACCTCGTAGGAGGCCGTGGGGAAGAAAAATTTCATTGCCCGCCGCAACGCCGCAACAAGGTGCTGCGGCCCCGGCTCTAGCGAGTGGGCGCGTTCGGGCCGCTGCCTACTTGCCCATCTCCGCTGCGCGGTTCGCCGCCGCCTCTGTCGCCCGGTAGAACGCGCCGCGCACACCGGACTCTTCGAGTTCGCGGATCGCCTTGACCGTCGTTCCGGCCGGGGAGCTCACCCCGGCACGCAGCTCCACCGGCATCTTGCCGGAGTGGGCCAGCATTGCTCCGGCACCTTCCGCGGTCGCGGATGCCAGCACCGTCGCGGTCTCGCGCGGCAGGCCCAGACTCACCGCGGAGTCAACCAGGGCCTCAGCTATGAGGAAGAAATAGGCGGGGCCGGAGCCGGAGATGGCGGAGGCGGCGTCGATAAGCTTCTCGGGCACGACGACGACCTCTCCGGTCGCTCCCAGCAGATCCGTGACCAGCTCCTGCTGGTCCTCCTCCACGAAGCGGCCGAAAGAGACCACGCACACGCCCTTACCCACCTGCATCGGGGTGTTCGGCATGACGCGCGCGAGCGGAGTGCCCGCGCTGTGCACCGCGTCCGACATGGCCGCGAGCGTCACACCCGCCGCCATGGACACGAGCACCGTCGAGGTGTCGTTCGCCGCGATGGCCTCCGACAATTCCTCGATCATCTCCGCGATCGCGTACGGCTTGACGCACAGGAAGCAAACCTCCGCGTCCGTGACCGCCTCGACGTTATCGTCGGTGGTGATGATGCCGTAGCGCTGCGCGAGCTCCTCACGGCGGGCCTCCGTGCGGTTCGTCGCCGTGATGGTCTCCGGGTTGACGCCAGAAGAAACAAGGCCGGAAATCAGGGCTTCCCCGATGTTTCCGGCACCGATTACTGCGATTGAGGTGCTCATGCACCCAAGAGTGCCACAGCAGCCCCGCAGCGGGCCACTGGGGCGGAGAGGTTTAGACGACCGAGACGAGTGCGGGCCCGAAGGTCATGGCAGCGCCGGCGAGCGCAGCGAGCGTCATCGTCAGCGCGTCACGGCCGGTCTTCATCGCGCGCACGAGCAGCACCACGCCACCCGTCACGGCGAGCGCCAGAACACCCACAAGCAGCGGGTTCAGCGACGTCCACAGGTACTGGAAGCCCAGGAACACCAGCACACCGACAACCAGGCCGGCAAAGACGAGCAGCACCAGCATGATCGGGTTGACGCTGTTGTCTTCCTCGTACTCCTCGTGCACGTCGTCTGCGCGAACGGTTTCCTCCAGCAGGTGTTCGTCGCGCACGACAGGGGTTTCCTGCGTCGCTTCGATGTCGGAAGGCTCAGCGGCGGCACGCTTATCGATGTCCTCCCGCTCCTCCTTCACTTCACGGTCCGGGCGGTCACCGAAGTCGACCACACGGGTGATCGGGCCGGTCTGCTCCGTCTTCTTCGGCTGCGGGGCAACCGCCGTGAAGCTGCTGCGGGTCGCGGCCTCGGCCTGTGGCTTCGGCTGCTTTTTCTGCACCGGCATCTCCGGCTTTACCGGTGCCTTCGGCTTCGACTCAGTCTTCGGCTCGGACTTCGGTGCGGAGGTGGTCGCGGGCTTGGGCGCGGCGGGCTCCACCTTCACGGAGGTGGACTGCTTCGCCTCGGGTTCAGACTCGGGCTTCGCGGTGGCCTCGGTGGGCTTGGCCGCTGCAGCAGGCTTTGCGGGTGTGACAGCAGGCTTCTTGGCCGTTTCGGCAGGCTTAGGCTGGGCAGGCGTCTTGGGCGTGTCGGATTTCTCCGGCTCCTCATCGATCGGGACGGAGGAGTGCTTCACCTCGGCGGGGCGGGCGTCGACAGCCTTGAGCGAGCCGGTGAGCTCGGCGACGGAGATGCCGCCCTCGTCGAGGCTGCGGCGGCGACGGCGCCGGGGTTGGGGTTCCGGGTTCTCCTTCTGAGCCCGGGCCATCAACTCGGCCACAGTCAGCTGCTTATCGGCCATCTCGTCGTCTCCTTAGTTCTGCCCTTTATCGATCTGCCTGAGAATTACGCCCTCGCGCAAAGCCCACGGACAGATTTCTAACTTATCAAGATTAAGTGCACGCATCGCTGCTTCCGCAACGAGGGCACCCGCCACGATCTGGTGGGAGCGGTCCGAGCTGACGCCTTCAAGCTCGGCGCGGTCCGACGCGGTCATGCGGGTGATGAATGCGATCAGCTG encodes:
- the hemB gene encoding porphobilinogen synthase; translated protein: MRAMVAETQLHPTDFILPLFVADDLGESGQRREIPSMPGVYQHSMDSLVEICREAVELGVPCVDLFGVPRDEDKDAQGSQAWAADGILNRALARLRREFGDDLLIMADTCLDEFTDHGHCGVVATDAHGNDVVDNDATLPLYAKMAVSQAEAGAHIVSPSGMMDGQIEVIRAALDEAGWEDVSIMAYSAKYASAFFGPFRDAVGSSLTGDRRTYQQDPANIRESLLEVELDLAEGADFVMVKPALPYLDVLAKIAEMSPVPVAAYQVSGEYAMIQAAGANGWTDRDATMMESLMSIKRAGADQIFTYFALDAARILAGNAAGSSETGKAGQR
- a CDS encoding uroporphyrinogen-III synthase, whose protein sequence is MPLPADENASAASVPTGKVIFVGAGPGNPDLLTIRAREVLERNAVAVVDPDVSAGVRAVVGSALPVPEDKLKAAEEAYEEMCAKAKEAGARRKPPRPAGPTAAELSESAPQGEGIVAPLESALDEAAAAIGRGEAGDGDVIRLVAGNPLTRNAIMEEISAVAAAGLEFQVVPGMSLPSTVPSFAGIGLGSTYTEADLANEPVDWDGLAAAPQPLVLQGEARHLPVIAEELTARGYSPSTPLTVTVNGTTRLQRTFDATLGTVGKLDADLDGTLVVTIGTAVDDRSKYSWWENRPLYGWRVLVPRAKGQAGPMNARLTSYGAIPQSVPTISMEPPRNPAQMDRAIKGIVEGRYQWIVFTSVNGVNAVWDKFEELGLDARSFAGVHLAAVGGKTAEAIRARGMFPELLPHRTKQNAQGLVDVFPEYVEEIDPVGRVLLPRADIGTDVLVDGLVEKGWEVDDVVAYRTVRAAPPAPEVRDMIKTGGFDAVCFTSASTVKNLVGIAGKPHARTIIACIGPMAAAEAKEQGLRVDVVPEAADVPSLVDALAEHVAGLRAAGQLPPPRKKRRSRRS
- the hemC gene encoding hydroxymethylbilane synthase, producing the protein MTDATETNSQRTLRVATRGSKLARTQAGHIRDALIDAGYPAELTIVTTAGDLSQAPVERIGVGVFTTAIRQSVFNNEADIAVHSFKDLPTAAEPRTHLVIPVREDRREALIARDGMTLAELPVGARVGTSAPRRISQLKAIRPDLDIRPLRGNIDSRMGRVTDGELDAVVLAFAGLTRVGLGAKATQVFDPNEFMPAPAQGALAVECRADDGYARQAVDKLVSADDTTCAMAERTVLAVLEAGCTAPVASTATIDGGRITLRGGVFAPDGSAQLVEEAAGTDPVELGNEVAEKLFAGGAARFL
- a CDS encoding glutamyl-tRNA reductase, whose protein sequence is MSHRSAPVALLERLSMDDAVQNEAGEAFTRQPSLSEAMIISTCNRLEVYAVTNAFHTGVNDVLRVLEQFSGVDVAELRGYLYVRYADAAAEHLMRVASGLDSMVVGEQQIIGQVRSAYQSATERGTIGPALHALVQSALHTGKRIHTETAIDDAGASMVTFALDEAMKEMGVDTLEGRTALVLGAGAMSSLAATNLGKRGVDKLILANRTRSRAERLAEHSREAGVAAEVVDFSARAGALSRVDIAVSATASDGFTLTPEDISGAATLVDLSLPRDIDDAVGEIDGVTLINIEALHAKLGDDEVNPGSTEEGSLARRRAEEIVAQEIANFTSEQRVRDAAPMVKQLRVNASATAKAELDRLRTRLPQLGDDEFEEVSRTVKRVVDKLLHQPTVKIKELAASSDEVSYEIAIEELFGLTGGRDTTTGLAAGDSTVGIKSAGSFEKNSLSGFCEKGHEQ
- a CDS encoding glutaredoxin family protein, with the protein product MTRLVEVMVRKTCGSCSRVVEQITPVVSGAGARLEKVDVDTDTELALEYGDRVPVIVIDGEEFACWEVDNGELAAELGAHAG
- a CDS encoding HAD-IB family hydrolase — its product is MSPDNGSLPGRDYLAQWSISRGNLRRFIEETALPPIDDDHQRAAGEAAAEAAIEETFGIGIEQFATGVDSVSGAAENAGGIRLTQPDPNIPQHTSAAAFFDVDNTLIQGSSLILLGYELFRRKFLTLGEIFPYLVAQIRYRVFGSELPDAMGSGREMALNFVKGQQVDALKEMCSDIVDDRLIDRTYAGTRELAAMHIAAGEQVWLVSATPVQIGQFLAVRLGFTGALGTVAEEADGKFTGRLVGDILHGPGKAHAVAALAAVQALDLSECTAYSDSANDIPMLSMVGTPVAINPDRKLRKHAEEHGWLIRDYRPVRRLLFSWLAPAGIAAAGAGAFVWRRKKRRG
- a CDS encoding AURKAIP1/COX24 domain-containing protein; the protein is MGSVIKKRRKRMSKKKHRKMLRRTRVQRRKLGK
- a CDS encoding helix-turn-helix domain-containing protein gives rise to the protein MANEDKGKFLTVAEVAEIMRVSKMTVYRLVHSGELPAVRVGRSFRVNESAVSEYLESSVYDVG
- the proC gene encoding pyrroline-5-carboxylate reductase, with the translated sequence MSTSIAVIGAGNIGEALISGLVSSGVNPETITATNRTEARREELAQRYGIITTDDNVEAVTDAEVCFLCVKPYAIAEMIEELSEAIAANDTSTVLVSMAAGVTLAAMSDAVHSAGTPLARVMPNTPMQVGKGVCVVSFGRFVEEDQQELVTDLLGATGEVVVVPEKLIDAASAISGSGPAYFFLIAEALVDSAVSLGLPRETATVLASATAEGAGAMLAHSGKMPVELRAGVSSPAGTTVKAIRELEESGVRGAFYRATEAAANRAAEMGK